The Paludisphaera rhizosphaerae genome includes a region encoding these proteins:
- a CDS encoding TolC family protein, whose amino-acid sequence MAEFTHKTPRTPLKRLGALPALLAATLGVLPGCTREFFREWANQDVSEAVFEKSRDPRWRLDTFSVEPPALSRFADPYDQEFPPAPPDDPAAEALSPVPQSPDNRLMIPVEGTGYTAMLEGWREEREAMRQDEPTPTAPPGPSGGPSPFSPPNPATSTPGPNTLKLNRPAPGRDPKASPELMADARTGGIPRPRSAESFKPVIPPPQRQGDPALTRTAYQDALQDPQRPLTPAPAVPLDPNPRGRDEADPNLPRPGQMVPGRGDGAFTEGQAAELAGLLVPETTPLDEEVAGGLPKGSKYYKVNMQQAFTLALINSRYYQTNLETLYSSALAVTLQRFAFQPQFYAGMSPQTSPLGAGFPALNPSNVFNYQTRYTPGGQVSAYQISEVAGVGKLLNSGGRVLTGFANQLVFNFVGNKPFQPTVQSSLPLTFVQPLLRGGGRAVTLEALTLAERSLLYQVRAFAKFRQEFIVSVLIAGSVQNLGSTFNLAGFSSAGNTDPVVGFIPLVLDAAQIEIDKRNVATLEQVVSLYEELIDGEASGLTQLQVDQAKNQLATGRRTLASDILTYRYGLDQFKMQMGLPTDTPLTVDLGIYYPFRDVFRQIDNWQRNPKRDLKELPDIVGNLPDLEDVVLDGRSVLSPYKGPNAQLISDEDGLEDILQSGVRIALEYRLDMLNNRAQLYDAWRQIRYQANSLKGILNVGLTNQVLTPPTTTNPFGFMSQATQMSLVLNAELPLIRVAERNNFRQAIINYQRQRRSLQASEDALKLQIRQDIRSMQIAYINYAIAKQQLELQARLKDQAFEQLVAPPQATSGQNLAQNANAATQNQNLLSAQSGLINSEGTILSTWQSYETARLTLYRDIGTLPYDEWEAFSELFPAEYRGPSLGPGTSTPRPAAAAAAETP is encoded by the coding sequence ATGGCCGAATTTACGCATAAGACCCCCCGCACGCCCCTCAAGCGGCTGGGCGCCCTGCCGGCCCTGCTCGCAGCGACGCTGGGCGTACTCCCTGGATGCACCCGCGAATTCTTCCGCGAGTGGGCAAACCAGGACGTCTCCGAAGCGGTCTTCGAAAAGAGCCGCGACCCCCGATGGCGGCTGGACACGTTCTCGGTCGAGCCCCCCGCCCTCTCTCGGTTCGCCGACCCCTACGATCAGGAATTCCCGCCAGCCCCTCCTGACGACCCGGCCGCCGAGGCCCTCTCCCCGGTCCCCCAATCGCCGGACAACCGGCTGATGATCCCGGTCGAGGGGACCGGCTACACGGCCATGCTCGAAGGGTGGCGGGAAGAACGCGAGGCAATGCGCCAGGACGAGCCGACCCCAACCGCCCCGCCCGGCCCCTCCGGCGGCCCCTCGCCGTTCTCGCCGCCTAACCCGGCGACCTCAACGCCGGGGCCGAACACGTTAAAGCTCAACCGTCCCGCCCCCGGGCGAGATCCCAAGGCTTCTCCGGAACTTATGGCCGACGCTCGTACCGGAGGGATCCCTCGGCCACGATCGGCCGAGAGCTTCAAGCCGGTCATCCCGCCGCCGCAGCGGCAGGGAGACCCGGCCCTGACACGCACAGCCTATCAGGACGCCTTGCAAGACCCGCAGCGTCCCCTCACGCCGGCGCCGGCGGTCCCCCTGGACCCGAACCCCCGCGGCCGCGACGAGGCCGATCCGAACCTCCCGAGGCCGGGACAGATGGTCCCCGGCCGGGGCGACGGCGCCTTCACTGAGGGCCAGGCCGCCGAGCTGGCAGGGCTCCTCGTCCCCGAGACGACCCCGCTCGACGAGGAAGTCGCAGGCGGTCTGCCCAAGGGGTCGAAGTACTACAAAGTCAACATGCAGCAGGCCTTCACCCTGGCCCTGATCAATAGCCGCTACTATCAGACCAACCTCGAAACGCTCTACAGCTCCGCGTTGGCTGTCACGCTGCAGCGGTTCGCGTTCCAGCCTCAGTTCTACGCCGGCATGTCGCCCCAGACCTCACCTCTGGGTGCCGGCTTCCCGGCCCTGAACCCCAGCAACGTCTTCAATTACCAGACGCGGTACACCCCCGGCGGTCAGGTCTCGGCCTATCAGATCAGCGAGGTCGCCGGCGTCGGCAAACTACTCAACTCGGGCGGTCGAGTCCTGACCGGATTCGCCAACCAGCTCGTCTTCAACTTCGTGGGGAACAAGCCCTTCCAACCGACCGTCCAGTCGTCGCTCCCGCTGACTTTCGTTCAGCCCCTCCTCAGGGGAGGCGGCCGAGCCGTCACGCTGGAAGCCCTCACGTTGGCTGAGCGTTCGCTGCTCTACCAGGTCCGCGCCTTCGCCAAGTTCCGTCAGGAGTTCATCGTCTCGGTGCTCATCGCCGGGTCGGTCCAGAACCTCGGTTCGACGTTCAACCTGGCCGGCTTCTCTAGCGCAGGCAACACCGACCCGGTCGTCGGATTCATCCCGCTGGTCCTCGACGCCGCTCAGATCGAGATCGATAAACGGAACGTCGCCACGCTGGAACAGGTCGTCAGCCTGTATGAAGAGTTGATCGACGGCGAGGCTTCAGGTCTGACGCAGCTCCAGGTCGACCAGGCGAAGAATCAGTTGGCCACCGGTCGTCGCACGCTGGCCTCGGACATCCTGACTTACCGCTACGGCCTCGATCAGTTCAAGATGCAGATGGGCCTGCCGACGGACACGCCGCTGACCGTCGATCTGGGGATCTACTATCCGTTCCGCGACGTCTTCCGCCAGATCGACAACTGGCAGCGAAACCCCAAGCGAGACCTGAAGGAGTTGCCGGACATCGTCGGCAATCTCCCGGACCTGGAAGACGTCGTCCTCGACGGCCGATCGGTGCTCAGCCCATACAAGGGACCCAACGCCCAGTTGATCTCCGACGAGGACGGCCTCGAAGACATCCTTCAGTCTGGAGTGCGGATCGCCCTGGAGTATCGGCTCGACATGCTGAACAACCGGGCCCAGCTCTACGACGCCTGGCGACAAATCCGCTACCAGGCAAACTCTCTCAAAGGTATATTGAACGTGGGTCTGACCAACCAGGTGTTGACTCCCCCCACGACCACCAACCCATTCGGCTTCATGTCCCAGGCCACTCAGATGAGCCTGGTGCTGAACGCGGAGCTTCCCTTGATCCGAGTCGCCGAGCGGAACAACTTCCGTCAAGCGATTATCAACTACCAAAGACAGCGTCGCAGTCTCCAAGCCTCGGAAGACGCCCTGAAACTGCAGATTCGGCAAGACATCCGCTCGATGCAAATCGCCTATATCAACTATGCGATCGCCAAGCAGCAGTTGGAGCTCCAGGCCCGACTGAAAGACCAGGCCTTCGAGCAGCTGGTGGCCCCGCCCCAGGCGACCTCGGGTCAGAACCTCGCCCAGAACGCCAACGCGGCCACCCAGAACCAGAACTTGCTTAGCGCTCAGAGCGGTCTGATCAACTCCGAGGGGACGATCCTCAGCACCTGGCAGTCCTACGAGACCGCTCGACTCACCCTGTACCGCGACATCGGCACCTTGCCGTACGATGAATGGGAGGCGTTCAGTGAACTTTTCCCTGCAGAATACCGAGGCCCCAGCCTCGGCCCCGGCACAAGCACCCCGCGACCTGCCGCCGCTGCAGCGGCCGAAACGCCGTAA
- a CDS encoding efflux RND transporter periplasmic adaptor subunit, with translation MNFSLQNTEAPASAPAQAPRDLPPLQRPKRRKASFGKILALGLASLLAIGGVALVTVPGLSKPVRGFFTPTTMDIIPFEVKRGVLPITVTEKGSLESAKNEDVFCQVEGTTTIITILPEGTRVKKGDLVCELDSATLKESLINQQISTRGAEASFQQAKLTREVAEIAVEEYVKGIYAQDKATINGEIKLAESDLARAADRVEWANRMFDKGYVSRAQKVSEELNLQKAQFALEQANSKLDVLEKFTKEKTIKELRSDVEKALSDEKAKEQTYMLEKEKEAKYERQISNCKLFAPGDGLVVYANDPGRNFGSNTPQIEEGASVRERQKIFSLPDIGNMQVNAKIHESQIDKITPKMKAKIRVDAFADTELDGAVVDVAPLPDPSSFFSSDIKVYTSHIKIDSALAGLRPGMNAEVVILVDRKEDVLTVPVQAVLEFKGKDHLAVKGAEGYTRKEVSLGATNDKYVQITEGVTAGQVVALNPVSLLSDDEKRELFSVGRAGSKKGAEGKEGEAKGEAGPGGPVAAGGPAGPGGPGGGSPDAAKAKGKGAGARRGGAGGGMGAMGAIFQKLSEEDRSKLRTATEEERAAILQKAGATPEQIDQMRQMRQQGGGGGGGFGGGPGGPGGGGGRRGGGPGGGGPGGGGGGGGEGPGGN, from the coding sequence GTGAACTTTTCCCTGCAGAATACCGAGGCCCCAGCCTCGGCCCCGGCACAAGCACCCCGCGACCTGCCGCCGCTGCAGCGGCCGAAACGCCGTAAGGCCTCCTTCGGCAAGATTTTGGCTCTGGGTCTCGCCTCCCTCCTCGCGATCGGAGGCGTGGCCCTGGTCACCGTCCCGGGGTTGAGCAAGCCGGTCCGCGGCTTCTTCACCCCGACCACGATGGACATTATCCCCTTCGAGGTCAAACGAGGCGTCCTACCGATCACGGTCACCGAAAAGGGCTCCCTCGAAAGCGCCAAGAACGAGGACGTGTTCTGCCAGGTCGAGGGGACGACCACGATCATCACGATCCTCCCTGAAGGGACGAGGGTCAAGAAGGGGGACCTGGTCTGCGAACTCGACTCGGCGACCCTCAAAGAGTCGCTCATCAATCAGCAGATCTCCACCCGCGGCGCCGAGGCCTCCTTCCAGCAGGCCAAGCTCACCCGCGAGGTGGCTGAGATCGCCGTTGAGGAATACGTCAAAGGCATTTACGCCCAGGACAAGGCGACCATCAACGGCGAAATCAAGCTGGCTGAATCCGACCTCGCCCGCGCCGCCGACCGCGTCGAATGGGCCAACCGGATGTTCGACAAGGGCTACGTCTCCCGCGCCCAGAAGGTCTCTGAAGAGCTGAACCTCCAGAAGGCCCAGTTCGCCCTGGAACAGGCCAACAGCAAGCTCGACGTCCTTGAGAAGTTCACCAAGGAAAAGACCATCAAGGAGTTGCGCTCCGACGTCGAGAAGGCCCTCTCCGACGAAAAGGCCAAGGAACAGACCTACATGCTGGAAAAGGAGAAGGAGGCGAAGTACGAGCGGCAGATCTCCAACTGCAAGCTCTTCGCCCCCGGCGACGGTCTGGTCGTCTACGCCAACGACCCCGGCCGCAACTTCGGCTCCAACACCCCCCAGATCGAGGAAGGCGCGAGCGTCCGCGAACGTCAGAAGATCTTCAGCCTGCCAGACATCGGCAACATGCAGGTGAACGCCAAGATCCATGAGTCGCAGATCGACAAGATCACGCCCAAGATGAAGGCCAAGATCCGCGTCGACGCCTTCGCCGATACGGAACTGGATGGGGCCGTCGTCGACGTCGCCCCCCTGCCCGACCCGTCGAGCTTCTTTAGCTCCGACATCAAGGTCTACACCTCGCACATCAAAATCGACAGCGCTCTGGCGGGCCTCCGCCCGGGTATGAATGCCGAGGTCGTGATCCTGGTCGACCGCAAGGAAGACGTGCTGACCGTCCCCGTTCAGGCCGTCCTGGAGTTCAAGGGGAAAGACCACCTCGCCGTGAAGGGGGCCGAGGGCTACACCCGCAAGGAAGTCAGCCTCGGCGCGACGAACGACAAGTACGTCCAGATCACCGAGGGCGTCACCGCCGGCCAGGTCGTCGCCTTGAATCCGGTCTCCCTCCTGAGCGACGACGAGAAGCGCGAGCTCTTCTCCGTGGGTCGCGCGGGCTCGAAGAAGGGTGCCGAAGGCAAGGAAGGCGAAGCCAAGGGCGAGGCCGGCCCCGGCGGACCAGTAGCAGCCGGCGGACCGGCCGGCCCTGGCGGACCCGGCGGGGGATCGCCTGATGCAGCCAAGGCCAAAGGCAAGGGCGCCGGTGCCCGCCGTGGCGGCGCGGGCGGTGGGATGGGCGCCATGGGCGCCATCTTCCAGAAGCTGAGCGAGGAAGATCGAAGCAAGCTGCGCACGGCCACCGAAGAGGAGAGGGCCGCCATCCTTCAGAAGGCTGGAGCTACGCCCGAGCAGATCGACCAGATGCGCCAGATGCGTCAGCAGGGCGGCGGCGGTGGTGGCGGATTCGGCGGCGGTCCGGGCGGTCCGGGCGGCGGCGGCGGCCGTCGCGGCGGTGGTCC